The window CATGAACCAGCAGCAAGCCCCTCCCGGGGGGAATCAAGTGGAGGTACCTCCATTACAACCCCAAGGTCCACAGCCTCAAATGCAGAACATTCCAGGCGTGGGAACTTTCAATGTGGGAGATCTAAAAAGGCTACTTAACCACCTGGAAGGTAGAGTGACGGCCACAGCTGAAATCCCTTCCCCATTCTCGGTGGCGGTAAGAGAGGCACAGTTGCTGGCCCGGTATCGCAACACTACTAGCGATCTCCATTTCCACGGAAACTCAGATCCGGTGGAGTTCTTGGGTCGTTTTAATATAAAGATGGATGTGTACCAAGTCCCGGACTTGGCTCGATGCCGTCTCTTGGTAGCAACCTTTAGAGGATGTGCCCAGCAGTGGTTTCAAAAGCTCAGGCCGGGAGTGATTACCTCATGGGATCAGATAAAAACTCAGTTCTTAACCAAGTTCCAAGCCGCGGTGAGATACGCGCCCTCTGTCACAACTCTTGCCAATGTTAGGCAAAGGGAAAATGAAAGCTTGACATCGTACTTCAAAAGGTTCAACGCTGAATCTACCAGCGTGAAGGGAGCATCACACGAAGCACTGAAAAGCTTCTTGATTGCGGGATTAAGGGTTGTCTCGGACTTTTGGAAGCACTTGCAAGGGAAAGACCCGGCTACTCTAGCAGATGTCTTCGCTTTGGAAGAATCTTTAAAGCTATAGAACAATCTCTGACAGAGGTGCAACTGACTTCACAGTCAAGTCAGAGAAGCAAAGGAAGGAAGAGGGATAGGTCTCCAAGCCCAAGGTACAGAAGAAGTAGTCGAAGCCTAGACCGGGTGAATACCGCAAGCACGAGGAGGGGATGGAGTCCTCCCTCAAACTATGACTACAGAACAAGCCGGTACACGCCCTTGGTCGCATCTATCGAGCATATCTTCGAAGTAAACAAAAACAGAGGGCTATTTAGAAAACCTGAAGCTTTATCATCATGGAAAAGCAAAGACAAGAAAAAGTATTGCGAATACCATACATCATCTGGACATAACACGCATGAGTGCCGACATTTAAAAGATGAAATCGAAGCGCTTATCAAGGAAGGATACCTTGGTGAATGGGTAGTCAAGGAAGTAAGGAAGCACAATGATGATAGAGCAAAAGAAGAAGAAAGGTGAGCCCCGCGTAGGTCGAACAATGATACCCTGGAGGAAAAAAAATTGTCAGGGATGGCAGTATCCGAACAATCTACGGGGGAGATCCCGGGATGGAATGCAGTAATCGAGCCTTGGCAAGATACGCTAGGGAAGCCCGGTTCAGGCCTCTCACAGACATTCATAGGGTGGAAACTCGACCGCCCAAAGTATTTAAGGGCGAGTCCATGGATATCACCTTTAGAGAAGCAGATGCCCGATGGGTACATCATCCCCATAATGATGCGCTGGTTATTTCCATCCAGATCGGAACCAAAATGTCCATAGAGCCTTCATGGATAATGGAAGCTCGGCAAATATCCTCTACTACAGCACCTTCAAGAAGATAGGACTACCCGATCGGATATGTCGGGGGAAGACTTGGGGTCTATGGTTTTTCAGGCGCAGGAGTTAGAGTCATGGGATCGATTCGGCTACCATGTACTTTGGGGGAAAGCCCGTTGTCGGTAACAAAGGTGCTTGAATTTAAGGTCCTGAATCAGGGATCGTCCCACAACGTGCTATTGGGATGACCTTTTTTGCGGGAGATGAGAGTTATCACCTCAATCCACCACCTAACCGTCAAAATTTCCAACGCCAAATGGGGTGGGAAGTATAAAGGGTTCTCAGTATGACTCTCGGGAGTGCTACAGGCAAGCTATGAGAGGCTTTAGAAAAGACTCCCACGCCGAAGATACTTCGGACGTAGATCAAGAAAAGAGCATTGAACAACCAATCGAGGAAATCCGAGTCCACTACTATGTTGAGCAAGAAGATGAGCATCCCTCCGGGCTGCCCCCAACAATGTTGTACTTGGAAGACGCAATCAGAATTGAGATGTTGGAAGAAGAGAAGGCAATGGACACCATAGTCCAAACAGATTTCAATGGGGAACGGTTAGAAGGAAGATTCGATGTCTTGCAAAGCCTGGAACAGGATAAGTGTGAGGTATATGCCCTTCCCCCTGAAGGAGCGCCCTTACCTGCAAAATATACCAAGGAAGTTGATGCCCCTGCTGTGCAGGGCGCGCCTTCTAAAGAAGTCGACGCTCCCCCTGAAGGGGATGCGCCTTCTCTACAAGACAATGAAATCCATGATTCGCCCGACCTAGATCCCCGGATACCCATGCCGACAGAAATGATGGAGCCAGTGGAAGATACAATTGAAATCCCTGTCGATGAAAAAGATCCGAGTAAAGTTTTGAGAATAGGATCTCAATTGGCACCAAGGTTGAAGGAAGGTCTTTCGATATTTCTCTTGGCGAACCTTGATGTATTTGCATTGAGTCATTCTGATATGGTAGGAATTGATCCAGAGGTAATGTGCCACCGATTGAATATCGACCCCAAGCATAAAGAGGTTCGACAAAAGCGCAGGGCCGTAAGCGGAGAGAGAGCTATAGCCCTAGCAGAAGAAGTAGAGAGACTCCTGGACGTCGGACTAATTCGAGAATCCTTCTACCCAGAGTGGCTAGCAAACCCGGTGTTGGTAAAAAAGCCCAACGGCAAATGGAGAACATGCGTGGATTTTACCGATCTGAATAAGGCGTGCTCGAAAGATAGTTTTCCCCTAccaagaattgatcagttggtcgaCGCCACAGCAGGACATGCCTTGCTCAACTTCATGGACGCATACTCCGGGTATAACCAAATCCTTATGTATGAGCCTGACCAGGAGCACACCTCTTTTATCACTGATAGAGGGCTCTATTGCTATATCGGAATGCCATTTGGTCTGATCAACGCCGGTGCCACTTATCAAAGATTGGTAAACAAAATGTTCAAGAAGCATATTGGGAAGACGATGGaagtatatgtggatgatatgctcGTAAAGTCTAAACGGGCGGAAGACCACATCGCCGACTTAGCCGAAATTTCCATATCCTGAGAAAATATAAGATGAAGCTAAACCCGCAGAAGTGGTGTGTTCGGTGTGGAGTCAGGGAAATTCTTGGGATTTATGGTCAACCATCGGGGGATTGAGGCTAACCCGACAAAAATCAAAGCTCTGCTAGACATGAAATTTCCCACCAGCGTCAAACAAGTACAGAGCCTGACAGGAAGGATTGCGGCCTGAATCGATTTGTCTCAAAGTCATCAGATAGGTGCAAAGAATTCTTCAAGGCAATCAAAGGAATGGGAAAGGATTTTTCTGTGGACCCCCGAGTGTGAAAGAGCTTTTCTAAAAATCAAAGAGCAGTTGGGAAATCCTCCAATGTTGGCCAAGCCAGAAGACGGAGAAATGTTGATTCTTTACTTGGCGGTATCTGAATACTCCATCAGCACGGTGTTGGTAAGGAAGAAGCAAGCCACCAGTGGCCCGTTACTATGTGAGCAAAAGGTTGTTGGATACGAAAACCAGGTATACCAACATGGAAAAACTAGTGTACGCTCTTATTCTTGCGGCACGAAAGCTAAGACCATACTTTCAGGCTCACCGAATAGAAGTTCGCACCGCTTATCCGCTTCGGCATATTCAGGGAGAATGTTAAAATGGGCAGTGGAGCTAGGACAATTCGATTTGGAATATTGTCCTCGCACGGAAATCAAGGGACAAGCACTGGCTGATTTCATACTTGAGTTCGATGCAGAAGTTGATGACAAGGCCATAGTGTTGGCGGAACCGACCTCGCAAGGAAGTTCTCAGGATAAGAAGAGGCAGGAACTCCCATACCCTTGGGGATATACATGTTGACGGGGCCGTGACCAACAATAGATCAGGTGCCGGGATTGTTTTGAATCACTCCGGAGGGGCATCGCTTGATGAGTTCTATACATTTCAAGTTTTAGCTACtaacaatgatgctgagtatgaagcCTTGATCACACGGTCTACAATTAGCTCTGGAGGTATGGGGCCATGAATCTGATAGTTCAAAGCAATCCGAATTAGTTTTTGTGAAACAGGTCAACAGAGGTTTCCCAAGCCCGGGGACCGCGAACGGAGTTATATATGAGTGTGCGCAATGCCTACTGAAAAAAATTTCAAATGCCAGGCTAGGAAGCGTTTCGCGAGAAGAAAATAGTAATGCAGTGCTTGGCCAAGATGGGTTCCCAGATGGACATCGTTCAACTTGGACAATCCCTTTGGGAATCCAGGAAATCCCAAGTATTCCAGAGGTAGAGGTGCTTCAACGCAAAAGTCCTGCGAGAAAGCTGGATGACCCCCATTCATAACTATATTCAGCAGGAGCTGTACCAGAAGACAAATTACAGGCTCGACGCCTTCGGTACCAGGCTGCAAAGTATGTAGAATATGACGGGATATTGTACAAGAGAAGATTTAATCAGCCACTGTTACGTTGTGTGGATATGGAAGAAGGGAACTATATTCTCAGGGAGGTGCACGAAGgaatttgtggcaatcactcagGGGGTGGTTCGTTGGCATTAAAAGTACTCAGACAAGGATACTACTAGCCGACTTAGAGAGAAGATGCCTTCAATTTTGTCCGGGTTTGTGATCATTGCCAGCGATTCGCCAACTATTCTAACGCCCCAGCATCCACCATTACCTCATTGGCGAGTCCCTGGCCTTTTGCCATCTGGGGAATTGATCTCATTGGAGAGTTGCCCAAAGCAAAGGGGGGTGTGAAATACGCCGTGGTGGTTGTGGACTACTTTACCAAATGGGTAGAGGCTATGCCACTAGCCACGATCACGGCAAAGAAGATAAGGGATTTCGTGTTCAATTCCATAGTATGCAGGTTCAGTATCCCCTACAAACTCATCTCAGACAATGGGAAGTAGTTTGATAGTAAAGAGTTAAGGAAGCTTTATCATCCGCAGAGTAATGGTCAGACGGAAgccataaacaaaatcataaaacatACCTTGAAGGCAAAGTTAGAAGAGAAAAAAAGATCTTGAAGGCAAAGTTAGAAGAGAAAAAAGGAGATTGGCCAGAGGAGATGCCCATGGTCCTTTGGTTACAATACGACCTCTAGATCGACCACAGGAGAAACCCCCTTTCTGCTAACTTATGGGTATGAGGCCATGGTTCCCGTAGAGGTAGGAGCTGGATCCCTCCGGAAAGACGTGTTTGTTGAGGAAGATGCAGAAGTTAACCAGAGGCTTCACTTAGATCTGTTAGACGAAGCCCGAACGAACTCTCAATTAAAGCTTGCTGCGTATCAGCAGAGAATCACAAGGTATTTCAATAAAAAGGTCAAATCCGTACCGTTCAAGGTTGGAGATCTTGTGTTGCGAAAGGTTATGCCTAACACTAAGATAGCTCAACACGGGgtgcttggagctaattgggaaggaccgtacaagGTTAAAGCTATACTCTGGAAGAGAACCTATCACTTAGAAGATCTGGATGGTAAACTTATTCCTCAAGCATGGAATGCGGAACATTTACGGAAGTATTATCAATAGGGTGTGGCTGTGTCCCCCTTATTTTCTTATTTGATTCTTATGTAATAGGctagtagcaaataaattcctcctagcctaggaGGTAGACATGTGACTGCGAACCTTGGAACTAGCAGAAGGAAGAaattttttcaaataatttctccatagagcatagtagccatgggactggtgtaatttatacactagagcgcattatcaATAAAAGGGAAAAGTTACTTCAAATTGCTTTATTTGCTTGACATGAAACTTTTCATTTGAAAAACATCAGAGGCGTGCCCTATGTTGAGGCGCACCCTATCTAATAACTTCTGCTTCATAATCAAGATAAACATAGTATACAAGGATGAAAGGAATAAATGTACATGGCCAACAAAATAAGCTAAGGCAAAAGCTCCCCAAATTAAGGCGCGCCCTTGGACTGATAAGTAAGTAAAATATCGCAAAGGCATTACTGATAAGAAAAAGTACGTGTTATTTGCAACTTCGAGAAATATGGTGCGCCCTCATATCTAAATGCTATGATAAAAGGGACGTTAGATCTTAATGATACGATAACAACTTCGAGATCACGTAAAAAGAAAACACCCACAAATTTGCTAAATAAATAAGTTCTGATATCAAAGGGCGCGCCTTGTGGAAACATAAGTCATAATGAACTGACAAGATTTATGGTGATATGAGGGCGCGCCATCGTGAAAATATGAGTCATGTTTTAATAAGTAACCAAGAGAAGGTCAGAGTGCCTTAACAAATTTTTATG is drawn from Apium graveolens cultivar Ventura unplaced genomic scaffold, ASM990537v1 ctg7050, whole genome shotgun sequence and contains these coding sequences:
- the LOC141703742 gene encoding uncharacterized protein LOC141703742 — protein: MVPVEVGAGSLRKDVFVEEDAEVNQRLHLDLLDEARTNSQLKLAAYQQRITRYFNKKVKSVPFKVGDLVLRKVMPNTKIAQHGVLGANWEGPYKVKAILWKRTYHLEDLDGKLIPQAWNAEHLRKYYQ